A single region of the Gracilibacillus caseinilyticus genome encodes:
- a CDS encoding cytochrome P450: MAKNVTQLDKITNFQTRSEEFFPIDWYKQKLEESPIFYDETTDTWNVFKHEDVTEVLTNYEYFSSEGARTTIQVGSKSEEGEVPDKTNLNFADPPKHRKRRSLLQAAFTPRSLKNWEPRIQEIIEELVEELKEKEEVDLVQDFAGPIPSIVITDLFDIPITDRDQFKEWVDTLFKPIRSENAEQIEQEKQQAAMEYYQYLFPIIVEKRQNLSDDIISDLVRAEVDGESFTDDEIVRTTMLLLGAGVETTAHLLANTFYSLLYDDPSLYQELREDPSLAPKVTEEMLRYRFHSSKRDRTVKKDNQLLGVDLKEGDLIVAWMSAANLDEEVFEDPYNLNIHRPSNKKHVTFGKGPHFCMGAPLARLESNLTLTTFVKAFSKIEALPFELEENLVESATGQSLTHLPAKLYR; encoded by the coding sequence ATGGCGAAAAACGTTACACAGCTCGATAAGATAACAAATTTCCAGACGAGATCCGAAGAGTTTTTTCCAATCGACTGGTATAAACAAAAACTCGAGGAGTCTCCTATTTTTTATGATGAAACAACAGATACGTGGAATGTTTTTAAACACGAAGATGTGACTGAAGTGTTGACTAATTATGAGTATTTCTCAAGTGAAGGAGCTCGTACGACGATACAGGTGGGTTCCAAAAGTGAAGAAGGGGAAGTCCCTGATAAAACTAACCTTAATTTCGCTGATCCGCCAAAACATCGAAAGAGAAGGTCCTTGCTGCAAGCAGCTTTCACTCCAAGAAGCTTAAAAAATTGGGAGCCGAGAATTCAAGAGATAATTGAAGAATTAGTGGAAGAACTGAAAGAAAAAGAGGAAGTGGATTTGGTTCAGGATTTTGCTGGTCCCATACCGAGCATTGTAATTACTGATTTATTCGACATTCCTATCACAGATAGAGATCAATTCAAAGAGTGGGTAGATACATTATTTAAGCCGATTAGATCGGAAAATGCGGAACAAATCGAACAAGAAAAACAGCAAGCTGCTATGGAATACTACCAGTATTTGTTCCCTATTATTGTGGAGAAGAGACAAAATCTTTCTGACGATATTATCTCTGATTTAGTACGAGCAGAAGTAGATGGTGAAAGCTTTACAGATGATGAAATCGTCCGAACAACGATGTTACTGTTAGGTGCAGGAGTAGAAACGACGGCACATTTACTTGCCAATACGTTTTATTCCTTATTGTATGATGATCCATCCCTTTATCAGGAATTAAGAGAGGATCCATCATTAGCTCCAAAAGTAACCGAGGAAATGTTGAGATATCGCTTCCATTCGTCTAAGCGAGACAGAACGGTGAAGAAAGATAATCAACTTTTAGGTGTGGATTTAAAAGAAGGTGACTTAATTGTAGCATGGATGAGTGCTGCCAACCTAGACGAAGAAGTGTTTGAAGATCCTTATAACCTTAATATTCACCGTCCATCCAACAAAAAACATGTTACTTTCGGAAAAGGCCCGCATTTTTGCATGGGGGCACCACTTGCAAGATTAGAATCCAACCTTACTTTAACAACATTTGTCAAAGCATTCTCTAAGATTGAAGCCTTACCGTTCGAATTGGAGGAAAACCTTGTAGAATCAGCAACAGGTCAGTCCTTAACCCATTTACCAGCAAAATTATATCGATGA
- a CDS encoding LysM peptidoglycan-binding domain-containing protein: MDETKPISTPGTYTIQEGDTFWGIANNMDGINVDELQNRKHGVDPKKKEIRPSN, translated from the coding sequence TTGGATGAAACAAAGCCTATAAGTACTCCAGGTACTTATACAATTCAAGAAGGAGATACATTTTGGGGCATTGCTAATAATATGGACGGTATAAATGTAGATGAACTGCAAAATAGAAAACATGGTGTAGATCCCAAAAAAAAGGAAATCAGGCCAAGTAATTAA
- the ribH gene encoding 6,7-dimethyl-8-ribityllumazine synthase: MGKTYEGNLVGTGLKVGIVVGRFNEFITGKLLAGAEDALRRHGLSEQDVEIAWVPGAFEIPLVAKKMAESGKYDAVVTLGTVIRGSTPHFDYVSNEVSKGVASVSMSAGIPVIFGVLTTDTIEQAIERAGTKAGNKGAEAAISAVEMANLLKEIG, encoded by the coding sequence ATGGGAAAAACATATGAAGGTAATTTAGTCGGTACGGGATTAAAGGTAGGGATCGTTGTAGGCAGGTTTAATGAATTTATCACTGGCAAGCTTTTAGCTGGGGCAGAAGATGCCTTGCGTCGTCACGGTTTATCAGAACAAGATGTTGAAATTGCTTGGGTACCAGGAGCTTTCGAAATACCTTTAGTAGCGAAGAAAATGGCAGAATCAGGAAAGTATGATGCGGTCGTTACATTAGGAACAGTGATCCGCGGATCGACGCCACATTTTGATTATGTCAGCAATGAAGTATCTAAAGGAGTAGCAAGTGTATCCATGAGCGCAGGAATTCCGGTTATTTTCGGTGTGTTGACAACTGATACGATTGAACAAGCCATCGAACGCGCCGGTACAAAAGCTGGAAACAAAGGAGCAGAAGCAGCTATATCAGCAGTAGAAATGGCAAACTTGTTAAAAGAAATTGGCTAA
- a CDS encoding bifunctional 3,4-dihydroxy-2-butanone-4-phosphate synthase/GTP cyclohydrolase II produces the protein MKHSVEAAITALRKGEIVIVMDDEDRENEGDFIALAEHTTPDVINFMAKEGRGLICTPMTKDYADRFQLGQMVTNNTDTHGTNFTVSIDYHTTRTGISAQERALTVQKLVDQTTTAAEFKRPGHIFPLIAKTAGVLERTGHTEAAIDLARLAGSQPVAVICEIMNEDGSMARQPDLERIVAKHDMPMITIQELIQYRKRYDQLIVKETEINLPTSFGDFKLVAYTEKYTGQEHLALYTGDLQADQPTLVRIHSECLTGDVFGSERCDCGPQLEKALEEIQNAKRGVLVYMRQEGRGIGLVNKMKAYKLQEEGYDTVEANHQLGFPDDLRDYAISVQILRDLGVGKLHLLTNNPRKLSSMEEYGLELVGRKAIEIPANKNNEIYLRTKVEKLDHLLHITGNQNGGGI, from the coding sequence ATGAAGCATTCAGTAGAAGCAGCGATAACAGCACTTCGAAAAGGAGAAATCGTAATTGTCATGGATGATGAGGATCGTGAGAACGAAGGCGACTTTATTGCCCTGGCAGAACATACAACCCCTGATGTAATTAATTTTATGGCAAAAGAGGGGCGTGGTCTGATTTGTACGCCGATGACGAAGGACTATGCGGATCGATTTCAATTAGGTCAAATGGTAACAAACAATACCGATACACATGGCACCAATTTTACTGTCAGTATTGATTATCATACAACCAGAACCGGTATCAGTGCACAGGAACGGGCATTAACAGTACAGAAACTCGTTGACCAGACAACAACAGCAGCGGAATTCAAACGACCGGGTCACATCTTCCCTTTAATTGCAAAAACAGCAGGGGTCTTAGAAAGAACCGGCCATACAGAAGCAGCGATCGATTTGGCACGCCTAGCTGGATCGCAGCCTGTTGCAGTTATTTGTGAGATTATGAATGAAGATGGCTCAATGGCACGTCAGCCCGATTTGGAGAGAATCGTTGCAAAACATGATATGCCAATGATTACGATACAAGAGTTAATTCAATACCGTAAACGCTATGATCAATTAATTGTGAAAGAAACGGAGATAAATTTGCCCACTTCATTTGGTGATTTCAAACTGGTTGCCTATACAGAAAAATATACTGGCCAAGAACATCTAGCCCTTTATACTGGTGATTTACAAGCGGATCAGCCGACACTAGTCCGAATTCATTCGGAGTGTTTAACAGGAGATGTGTTCGGCTCGGAACGATGTGATTGTGGACCTCAATTGGAAAAAGCGTTAGAGGAAATTCAAAACGCGAAACGAGGCGTGCTGGTATACATGAGGCAAGAGGGAAGAGGTATTGGATTAGTCAACAAAATGAAAGCTTATAAACTTCAGGAAGAAGGCTATGACACGGTTGAAGCTAATCATCAGTTAGGTTTCCCGGATGATTTACGAGACTATGCGATCAGTGTCCAAATACTACGAGATTTAGGTGTAGGGAAACTGCATTTATTAACGAATAATCCTCGTAAATTGTCCAGTATGGAAGAATACGGGTTAGAATTGGTTGGTCGAAAAGCAATTGAAATACCTGCAAATAAAAATAATGAGATTTATTTGCGTACAAAAGTAGAAAAACTAGATCATTTATTGCATATCACAGGTAATCAAAACGGAGGAGGAATTTAA
- the amt gene encoding ammonium transporter, whose amino-acid sequence MEIIQLHVNFVWITIAAILVFFMQAGFTALEAGLVRAKNSINVAIKNVSDLLIATVVFSLVGFGIMFGNSSGGLFGTSLFFFDQLAEDPWNWAFLFFQIVFAGTAATIVSGTIAERVKFGVYIAGTVFIVLLIYPLFGHWAWGSLLNPEQAGWLENLGFVDFAGSTVVHSIGGWVALAAAIVVGPRIGKYQDGKINEMKPSNVVLAALGVFILWLGWFGFNAGSTTTGDTSIALIALNTHLAAAAGGLLAMVTSWIGFSQPKVEDILNGVLAGLVSVTAGVAVLTPLMALLVGAIGGILVVFSLLFIDRVCKVDDAIGAVSVHGVCGAWGTIAVGLFGTMSLLPAESRIAQILIQCLGVVVAFVWAIVLGFVIYKLIGFFMKVRPEPEEEIAGLNVSEHGASIAMLDTIQSMQAIADSAGDLTKIMKTDPGEDTYKLNIAFNQVINKLNQLVRQVKTASHYVENSADDLIEVTSRLQEDSKEQVQTIGVTHAVFQETDQRLEQELERENEVIATIQQFFSSVEQVSEKVTTLTDEMTTVKSTVDNISEMNQNVDETMKNYRRQNEEIQQFSNQSHSVMQVIRDIAEQINLLALNAGIEAAHAGEYGKGFAVVANEIRKLAEQSKHSTTEIQEIITGTVDTIQKGQLDFSTFNEQLQHLFEQLTYMPEIFHVMDQEVQDINHVMDHFTDNLEIMSKDTSDMLESKQEQRISFQNMCEKIEIIYEQMKESDASIEDMAQRIAQMKEQSVFLSNKVSKFTTS is encoded by the coding sequence ATGGAAATCATTCAGCTTCATGTTAATTTTGTTTGGATTACAATTGCAGCAATATTAGTATTTTTTATGCAGGCGGGATTTACCGCATTAGAAGCAGGACTTGTACGTGCCAAAAACTCCATTAATGTTGCGATTAAAAACGTATCAGACCTGTTAATCGCGACTGTTGTTTTTTCATTAGTTGGATTTGGTATTATGTTTGGTAATTCTTCAGGAGGGTTATTTGGAACCAGTTTATTTTTCTTTGATCAGTTAGCAGAAGATCCTTGGAATTGGGCCTTTTTATTCTTCCAAATTGTCTTTGCTGGAACAGCAGCAACGATTGTTTCAGGTACCATTGCCGAGAGAGTTAAATTTGGTGTATACATAGCTGGTACTGTTTTTATTGTTTTATTAATTTACCCGCTATTTGGCCACTGGGCTTGGGGAAGCCTACTTAATCCTGAGCAAGCTGGCTGGTTGGAGAATTTAGGATTCGTTGATTTCGCTGGTTCAACGGTCGTCCACTCCATTGGTGGTTGGGTTGCATTAGCTGCAGCCATTGTTGTCGGACCTCGTATTGGCAAGTACCAGGATGGTAAAATCAATGAAATGAAGCCTTCCAATGTGGTGCTGGCAGCATTAGGTGTATTTATCCTATGGCTAGGCTGGTTCGGCTTTAATGCCGGTTCTACGACAACTGGGGATACGTCGATTGCGCTTATCGCCTTAAATACACATCTCGCAGCAGCTGCTGGTGGGTTATTGGCTATGGTAACAAGCTGGATTGGATTCTCACAGCCAAAAGTAGAGGATATATTAAACGGGGTCTTAGCCGGACTTGTATCTGTCACAGCCGGAGTTGCTGTATTGACACCACTGATGGCTTTGTTAGTTGGCGCCATTGGAGGAATCCTCGTTGTATTTTCTTTACTATTTATTGATCGTGTTTGTAAAGTGGATGACGCGATTGGTGCTGTATCTGTTCACGGTGTATGTGGTGCCTGGGGGACAATCGCTGTAGGATTATTTGGCACCATGTCACTATTACCAGCGGAATCCAGGATAGCTCAAATTTTAATTCAATGCTTGGGAGTTGTGGTAGCCTTTGTTTGGGCCATCGTTCTAGGTTTCGTCATTTATAAACTGATTGGGTTCTTTATGAAGGTACGTCCAGAACCCGAAGAAGAAATAGCCGGTTTAAATGTTAGTGAGCATGGCGCATCTATAGCTATGCTTGATACGATTCAATCCATGCAAGCTATTGCGGATTCTGCAGGGGACTTAACCAAAATTATGAAAACTGATCCAGGGGAAGACACATATAAATTGAATATTGCCTTCAATCAAGTGATTAATAAACTCAATCAATTAGTGAGACAAGTGAAGACGGCATCTCATTATGTAGAAAACTCTGCTGATGATTTGATAGAAGTGACAAGCCGTTTGCAGGAGGATAGTAAAGAACAGGTCCAAACTATTGGTGTGACACATGCCGTATTTCAAGAAACCGACCAACGACTGGAACAAGAATTGGAGCGGGAAAATGAAGTTATAGCTACTATTCAGCAATTTTTCTCTTCGGTGGAACAAGTCAGCGAAAAAGTGACCACTTTAACGGATGAAATGACGACAGTGAAATCAACGGTAGATAACATTTCGGAAATGAATCAAAACGTCGATGAGACGATGAAAAATTATCGACGTCAAAACGAGGAAATTCAGCAGTTCTCCAATCAAAGTCATTCCGTGATGCAGGTTATTCGTGATATCGCGGAACAAATCAATTTATTAGCTTTAAATGCCGGTATTGAAGCCGCACATGCTGGCGAATATGGCAAAGGCTTTGCTGTTGTAGCTAATGAAATTCGAAAGCTGGCAGAGCAATCGAAACATTCGACGACGGAGATACAAGAAATTATCACCGGAACCGTCGATACGATACAAAAAGGGCAACTTGATTTTTCAACCTTTAATGAACAGCTGCAGCATTTATTTGAGCAATTAACGTATATGCCGGAAATATTCCATGTAATGGATCAAGAAGTTCAGGATATCAACCATGTAATGGATCATTTTACTGACAATTTAGAGATTATGAGTAAAGACACTTCTGACATGCTCGAAAGCAAGCAGGAACAACGGATAAGCTTCCAGAACATGTGCGAGAAAATCGAAATAATCTACGAACAAATGAAAGAAAGCGACGCATCCATTGAAGATATGGCGCAACGCATCGCTCAAATGAAAGAACAGAGCGTCTTTTTATCTAATAAGGTAAGCAAGTTTACTACTAGCTAA
- a CDS encoding TetR/AcrR family transcriptional regulator, whose product MMRKKDVEKEKHILVTSMHLFSAKSVNQISMQEIADECGVSKGSLYMYFKSKEDLLLQILKYFFHNMEGQILVVESDHNLSNMEKFKKGLTIKMNHYVKNQEFYKLQSKDLSGYLNNIIYQYFREQNTIQLKWFKKYLIKIYGQKIELYAADGAFLLAAIIRHYMELIFWKHFSLNVDKIVDYALTQLEFIIKGMNEKSMSPIMNESLWSLYLEEDTTKKKHPLKLLNKMKHHLEQEGIPSEQKEEAKASINIIEQELTSIQPRKVILKGMLHNLATIDSLKEYHQILQESLMVDR is encoded by the coding sequence ATGATGCGAAAGAAAGATGTTGAAAAAGAAAAACATATATTAGTAACGTCCATGCACTTATTCTCTGCAAAAAGTGTTAATCAAATATCGATGCAAGAAATTGCTGACGAATGCGGTGTGTCGAAAGGCAGTCTCTATATGTATTTCAAATCAAAGGAAGATCTGCTCCTGCAAATTCTGAAATACTTTTTTCATAATATGGAAGGACAAATTCTTGTAGTGGAATCGGATCATAACTTGTCTAATATGGAGAAGTTTAAAAAAGGTTTAACCATAAAAATGAATCACTATGTAAAAAACCAGGAATTTTACAAGCTTCAAAGTAAGGATCTTTCTGGCTATCTGAATAACATCATTTATCAATATTTTAGAGAACAAAATACGATTCAGCTTAAATGGTTTAAAAAGTATTTAATAAAAATATATGGCCAGAAAATCGAATTGTATGCAGCAGACGGTGCGTTTTTATTAGCAGCAATCATACGACATTATATGGAATTAATATTTTGGAAACATTTCTCTTTGAATGTTGATAAAATAGTTGATTACGCACTGACCCAACTAGAGTTTATAATAAAAGGTATGAACGAAAAATCCATGTCTCCTATTATGAATGAAAGTCTCTGGTCATTATATTTAGAAGAAGATACCACTAAAAAAAAACATCCGTTAAAGCTATTAAATAAAATGAAACACCATCTGGAACAAGAAGGTATTCCTTCGGAACAAAAAGAAGAGGCAAAAGCGTCGATTAACATTATCGAACAGGAACTCACCAGCATCCAGCCAAGGAAAGTCATTCTTAAAGGAATGCTTCATAATCTGGCTACGATAGATAGCTTGAAAGAATATCATCAAATATTGCAAGAAAGTTTAATGGTTGATAGGTAG
- a CDS encoding BclA C-terminal domain-containing protein: MSQSNIPNITPDITLTRDDAINLLLSSIAMEELGLSHILNAEGEKLQYVLGTLPGLTTAASISDLLAMNESVRNTIGALTKKEYLLENKLETIISTPIYVGTTGPTGATGPAGPTGPAGATGATGPAGPIGPTGATGATGPAGPIGPTGATGATGPAGPTGPAGATGATGPAGPTGPAGATGATGPAGPIGPAGATGATGPAGPIGPTGATGATGPAGPIGPIGPTGATGATGPAGGLSQYAYTYNLGAQVVPIEADVIFDSNGIFTSGITHAPGTSQILVTTPGDYEITFSVSGVEPNQFSLFLNGAPVAGTVYGSGAGTQQNNGQAIIAISAGDVVTLRNHSSSAAVTLQTLAGGTQTNVNASIVMKKLNG, from the coding sequence ATGTCCCAGTCAAATATTCCAAATATTACACCAGATATAACCCTTACTCGTGATGATGCAATAAATTTATTGTTATCCTCAATTGCTATGGAAGAATTAGGTCTTAGTCATATTCTCAATGCAGAAGGAGAAAAGTTACAGTATGTACTAGGAACTTTACCAGGACTCACAACAGCGGCGAGCATCAGTGATTTGTTAGCAATGAATGAAAGTGTGCGCAATACCATCGGAGCACTTACTAAAAAAGAATACTTATTAGAGAATAAGTTGGAAACAATTATATCTACTCCTATCTATGTTGGAACAACCGGGCCTACAGGAGCTACGGGACCAGCAGGACCAACCGGACCAGCGGGGGCTACAGGAGCTACGGGGCCAGCAGGACCAATCGGGCCAACGGGGGCTACAGGAGCTACGGGACCAGCAGGACCAATCGGGCCAACGGGGGCTACAGGAGCTACGGGACCAGCAGGACCAACCGGACCAGCGGGGGCTACAGGAGCTACGGGACCAGCAGGACCAACCGGACCAGCGGGGGCTACAGGAGCTACGGGGCCAGCAGGACCAATCGGACCAGCGGGGGCTACAGGAGCTACGGGACCAGCAGGACCAATCGGGCCAACGGGGGCTACAGGAGCTACGGGACCAGCAGGACCAATCGGGCCAATCGGGCCAACAGGGGCTACAGGAGCTACGGGACCAGCAGGTGGATTATCCCAATACGCATATACTTACAATCTCGGTGCGCAGGTTGTGCCTATAGAGGCTGATGTCATTTTTGATTCAAATGGAATATTTACATCTGGAATTACGCATGCACCTGGAACCTCACAAATTTTAGTTACCACTCCAGGAGACTACGAGATTACTTTCTCCGTATCAGGTGTAGAACCAAACCAATTCTCACTATTTTTAAATGGGGCACCTGTTGCAGGAACCGTCTATGGTTCAGGAGCCGGAACTCAGCAAAACAACGGCCAGGCTATAATCGCCATATCAGCTGGAGATGTAGTGACTCTTCGAAATCATAGCTCTTCAGCAGCAGTTACCCTTCAGACTTTAGCTGGAGGCACACAAACAAACGTAAACGCTTCTATTGTCATGAAAAAATTGAATGGATAA
- the trhO gene encoding oxygen-dependent tRNA uridine(34) hydroxylase TrhO — MENNEKYQVLLYYQYVDIEDPEGYAQEHLTFCRDIGLKGRILVAHEGINGTVSGTVEQTNKYMEAMHADARFADMPFKVDEADGHAFKKMHVRPRPELVTLRLEDDIDPRKTTGQYLNPQEFYEAMQDEDTIILDARNDYEYDLGHFRGAIRPDIETFRELPQWVEENKDKLEGKKVLTYCTGGIRCEKFSGWLVEQGFEDVGQLHGGIATYGKDPEVQGDLWDGQLYVFDERISVPVNHKEHVVVGKDYFDGTPCERYVNCANPECNRQILASEENEHKYMRGCTHECRVHPRSLYIAENNLSDEEIQARLARIEKEDGVTQL, encoded by the coding sequence ATGGAGAATAATGAAAAGTATCAAGTATTACTGTATTATCAATATGTAGACATCGAAGATCCTGAAGGCTATGCGCAAGAACACTTGACGTTCTGTAGAGACATAGGATTAAAAGGTCGTATCCTTGTAGCACACGAAGGCATCAATGGTACGGTTTCGGGAACTGTGGAACAAACGAATAAGTACATGGAAGCGATGCATGCGGATGCTCGTTTTGCTGATATGCCATTTAAGGTAGATGAAGCAGATGGTCATGCATTTAAGAAGATGCACGTTCGTCCAAGGCCTGAATTAGTTACTTTGCGTCTAGAGGATGATATTGACCCTCGTAAAACGACAGGACAATATTTAAATCCACAGGAATTTTATGAAGCAATGCAAGACGAAGACACTATTATCTTGGATGCTCGTAATGATTATGAATATGATCTTGGTCATTTCCGCGGAGCAATTCGACCAGATATTGAAACATTCCGTGAACTTCCGCAATGGGTGGAAGAAAATAAAGATAAATTAGAAGGAAAGAAAGTATTAACGTATTGCACAGGTGGTATTCGCTGTGAGAAGTTCTCTGGCTGGTTGGTCGAACAAGGTTTCGAAGATGTAGGACAACTTCACGGTGGTATCGCAACATACGGTAAAGATCCAGAAGTACAAGGTGATCTATGGGATGGACAATTATACGTATTTGATGAGCGTATTTCTGTTCCTGTTAACCATAAAGAACATGTTGTGGTTGGAAAAGACTACTTTGACGGTACGCCTTGTGAACGTTATGTGAATTGTGCAAACCCTGAATGTAACAGGCAAATTCTCGCTTCTGAAGAGAATGAGCATAAATATATGCGCGGCTGTACACACGAATGTCGTGTCCACCCTCGCAGTCTTTATATTGCCGAGAACAATCTTTCTGATGAAGAGATCCAGGCTCGATTGGCTCGCATCGAAAAAGAAGACGGCGTAACACAATTATAA
- a CDS encoding ferredoxin has product MALYAKVDVDTCIGCGNCEGIAPDIFDLDEEGLAYIKLDDNQGVTPIPEDQEEDLREAAEECPTSSIVLQGHPLND; this is encoded by the coding sequence TTGGCATTATATGCAAAGGTCGATGTAGATACATGCATTGGATGTGGTAACTGTGAAGGAATTGCACCAGACATTTTCGACTTGGATGAAGAAGGACTTGCCTACATTAAACTGGATGATAATCAAGGTGTAACGCCGATACCTGAAGATCAGGAAGAGGATTTGAGAGAAGCCGCAGAGGAATGCCCTACAAGTTCGATCGTGCTACAAGGACATCCATTAAACGATTAA
- the ribE gene encoding riboflavin synthase, which yields MFTGIVEEKGKLLSITQQNQALQLKIEGKKVTADVHIGDSISVNGVCLTVTSFTADCFTVDVIPETFRGSSLARLTPMSKVNLERAMHANGRFGGHFVSGHVDATGKIERTWTEDNAKYFYITVTDTRYIAMKGSISVDGTSLTVFGVDDKGFTISLIPETQQATILGAKTQGDIVNIEFDMLAKYMERLLETRDQQTGITAEKLRNYGF from the coding sequence GTGTTCACTGGCATTGTAGAGGAGAAAGGGAAACTGCTCTCGATCACTCAACAAAATCAAGCTTTACAATTAAAAATCGAAGGGAAAAAAGTAACAGCAGATGTTCATATTGGGGACAGTATTTCTGTTAATGGGGTCTGTCTAACCGTTACCAGTTTTACAGCAGATTGCTTTACCGTAGATGTAATACCGGAAACGTTTCGAGGTTCATCGTTAGCAAGGCTCACCCCTATGTCCAAAGTGAACCTGGAAAGAGCCATGCATGCTAATGGCCGATTTGGCGGTCATTTTGTCTCCGGTCATGTTGATGCGACTGGTAAAATCGAACGGACATGGACAGAGGATAATGCGAAATACTTTTATATCACTGTCACGGATACACGTTATATTGCGATGAAAGGATCTATATCGGTGGATGGTACATCGCTTACCGTATTTGGTGTCGATGATAAAGGCTTTACGATTTCCTTAATCCCGGAAACGCAACAGGCGACAATTCTAGGTGCGAAAACACAAGGAGACATCGTGAATATTGAATTCGATATGTTAGCAAAATATATGGAGAGATTATTGGAAACAAGAGATCAACAGACAGGCATCACAGCAGAAAAATTAAGAAACTATGGATTTTAG
- a CDS encoding tyrosine-type recombinase/integrase: MKNRKFYSDYDFAFINTNKYPGYPMHPHYIYDHMKKILKKMEHSNKLAPHSLRHTHASLCIEAGIALRDIAERLGHNDH, from the coding sequence ATGAAAAATAGGAAATTCTATAGTGATTACGATTTTGCGTTTATTAATACGAATAAGTATCCAGGCTATCCAATGCATCCACATTATATTTATGATCACATGAAAAAGATATTAAAAAAGATGGAACACTCTAATAAATTGGCTCCTCACTCTTTAAGACATACACATGCTTCGCTTTGTATTGAAGCTGGTATTGCATTAAGAGATATAGCTGAAAGATTGGGGCATAATGATCATTAA
- a CDS encoding Spo0E family sporulation regulatory protein-aspartic acid phosphatase: MYELYINSISYNELVKISQELDNLLNQLDELRKSNN; the protein is encoded by the coding sequence ATGTATGAATTATATATAAACTCAATTTCGTACAACGAATTAGTTAAAATTTCACAAGAGTTAGATAATCTATTAAATCAGCTAGACGAATTACGGAAAAGTAATAATTGA
- a CDS encoding glutathione peroxidase, which translates to MSIYDLQIQTSKGEEKKVEDYKAKALVIVNTASKCGFTPQFDGLQELYEKYKDEGLEILGFPSNQFMNQEPGSSEEAEQHCRLNYGVSFPMFAKINVRGKNAHPLFKTLTKAAPGIISDQIKWNFTKFLVDEDGNVVKRYAPKTEPKEMEKDIEALLNKNS; encoded by the coding sequence ATGTCTATTTATGATTTGCAGATTCAAACATCCAAAGGCGAAGAGAAAAAAGTAGAGGATTATAAAGCAAAAGCACTGGTTATCGTAAATACAGCTAGTAAGTGTGGATTTACCCCGCAATTTGATGGTTTACAAGAGCTATATGAAAAATATAAGGATGAAGGACTTGAAATTTTAGGATTTCCTAGTAATCAGTTCATGAATCAAGAGCCAGGCTCAAGTGAAGAAGCAGAACAGCATTGCCGACTGAATTATGGTGTCAGCTTCCCGATGTTTGCTAAAATAAATGTGCGTGGAAAAAATGCGCATCCATTATTCAAGACACTCACAAAAGCAGCTCCAGGAATCATTTCCGATCAAATCAAATGGAACTTCACCAAATTCTTAGTGGATGAAGACGGAAATGTCGTGAAACGGTATGCACCAAAGACGGAACCAAAAGAAATGGAAAAAGATATTGAAGCATTACTTAATAAGAATAGTTAA